TTAAGACGCAGCATCAGTTCGCATGGCATCAATCCAGCGGCACCTTCGCCTTGCATGCGACGTGAGCAACCTGCAATTATGCCCGCAACTGCGGAGCAGACACAGGAGACAAAAGACATTCCTCTCCAGCTGGCGACAAATCGCCAAAAAGTCGCCATCAAGCGGCGACAAATGGATGCAAGGCCATCGGCAACGGCTTCACCAAATCTGCCACGAGCACCGCCCTCATCCCGTGCAACAATTGTGCCAAACAGTGCCACATCAAGAGCACAAACTCGATCTCGTTCCCAGTTCTCGAAGCTGAAGCTAGGCGAGAAGCCAAAAATATAAGAGATGATGACTTAATTACGaccattttttgtttttgtttaatactTGATTTTACCTTGATTAACGCACAACTAAATTGGCAATGTATAACACCTGATGGATAATGCCCgaaattcaatcaaattaaaatttgtaatccAATATGttgtatttatatgtttatccTGCAGCCAAACAGAAATAAACTCTTTATGTAGTGCATTAGTAAACAAATTCAAACACAacttgcaaattaattaacgGTACATGGCCCccatacacaaacacagaaagagaagagggagggagagaggaaACACGCACTCAGACACCTGAGTAATCAACTTTATGTGGGCATGGCGCAAAGGCAAAAGTCGTAATGTAGCCAAATGATTCTGATGCCAGATTCCGCTGGTACTTTATAAATACGATAAATCAcgataagcaacaacaacaacaatgaaaaacaacaaatcaacaaaatgtaACGTTATTCATCACAGGTGGTAAATTTAACTGACAACAAACGCGCGCCGATCCCCCTGAACAGATCCGCACTTGGATCGTCAGAGATTCCGTTCCGTTGCTGCCTCTCAAACTCAATTCcgatacacatacatatgcatacatatataatcatACTTAACACACAAATCGAACAACAATTTCTGGgtcaaaataattaataaaagcgAGCGACTTTTGTGCGCATGACttggccaaaaaaaacaaaaccgaaGTTGTTTAACGCCTGCTTTGGTGGCCACAGAGCGCGATTTTGACAGGCCAAAAACTTGAGGAAGCATTGCGAGGCGATTTAAAGGAGAACGCAACGTCAAGGCGTGttaggaggaggaggaggcggagggAAGTGCTTTTCGCAGTTTTGTCGTCGCGTTTTTTTGGCGCATGCACCGCACCGCATGAAaaataatcaatcaaaatgTCTTAAGCAAATCACTCGCATTTCAACTACCAAAAAGACGTAAGAAAAATTACAAAGCCAGCCACTAACTGAGCACCTCTTAGTCTGAATTGTGTTTACACGGCGTATACGTGTTGCAATAATGCACAAAACCGAATAAAGTGAAAGTGAAGTAATCAAGTAagataaagtaaataaaactagggatataattaaaatacttagATCATTATTAGTTAGGAACTTTGATCGTCAACTAGAACATCGTGTATACGTGGCATGAGATCAACTGAGCTGCCTCTCGTCTGacttgactgactgactgactggcaaGTTTGTTTGGCAACTTGTGATGGACGTCGGTTGGCCAACAGTCACGATTTGCATGTGCGACAACTGTTGCCAGCAAGCAGccaaag
This DNA window, taken from Drosophila nasuta strain 15112-1781.00 chromosome 2L, ASM2355853v1, whole genome shotgun sequence, encodes the following:
- the LOC132791205 gene encoding uncharacterized protein LOC132791205, yielding MSKSIDKLPRDPQMVQALRRELNRNTRRISQSFWQEFEQIREQQRGQLAQEQSDRDRITTLMRETNLEAQQQLEALRRSISSHGINPAAPSPCMRREQPAIMPATAEQTQETKDIPLQLATNRQKVAIKRRQMDARPSATASPNLPRAPPSSRATIVPNSATSRAQTRSRSQFSKLKLGEKPKI